One window from the genome of Salvelinus fontinalis isolate EN_2023a chromosome 3, ASM2944872v1, whole genome shotgun sequence encodes:
- the zgc:113307 gene encoding lumican: MAVQVSVLSLVLSLALGLMLSVCRPVCGTPGSFQDLDYGGVPLWINRLLGEPSVFSLRGRMDRAWYRANNPQSCPDLCDCPIQWPSALYCDHRDLGELPDSMLYNTQYLFLQGNNISSLPSSSLTNSSGLRWLILDDNRLQTDGLQTSTLQNLTRLQYLFLNHNKLTVVPSGLPRSLRQLRLAHNLITSISPGTFGNLHNLTILLLQGNRFNVITETDFTGLVSLNLLNLSENLFSSFPSHLPPSIQQLYLSNNSLSGLGEESLQGFTNLRYLRLSHCGLVSPSLHPQSFNLSSLVELDLSYNKLTTIPLVPLTLQYLYLEANRIQEFNISSFCREVGPLSYSRMRILRLDGNKMSYHLLPPEWVYCLRVLHHIYI, translated from the exons ATGGCTGTACAAGTGTCGGTGCTGTCCCTAGTCCTCAGTCTAGCCCTGGGCCTGATGCTGAGTGTCTGCAGGCCTGTGTGTGGCACCCCAGGGTCATTCCAGGACCTGGACTATGGAGGGGTTCCTCTCTGGATCAACCGTCTTCTGGGGGAACCCTCTGTATTCAGCCTGAGGGGTCGAATGGACCGGGCATG GTACAGAGCCAACAACCCCCAGTCCTGCCCTGACCTGTGTGACTGTCCTATCCAGTGGCCCTCAGCTCTGTACTGTGACCACAGAGACCTGGGAGAGCTGCCGGACAGCATGCTTTACAATACACAATACCTGTTCCTGCAG GGCAACAACATCTCGTccctgccctcctcctctctcaccaacTCCTCAGGACTCCGCTGGCTCATCCTGGATGATAACCGTCTGCAGACGGACGGGCTGCAGACCTCCACGCTGCAGAACCTGACCCGGCTCCAATACCTGTTCCTCAACCACAACAAGCTGACCGTCGTGCCCTCTGGCCTGCCCAGGAGCCTGCGGCAGCTCCGACTGGCTCACAACCTCATCACCAGCATCTCCCCAGGAACCTTTGGGAATTTACATAATCTTACAATACTGCTACTGCAGGGGAATAGGTTCAACGTGATTACAGAGACTGACTTCACAG GCCTGGTGTCTCTTAACCTGTTGAACCTGAGCGAGaacctcttctcctccttcccctcccaccttcctccctccatccagcaGCTCTACCTCTCCAACAACTCTCTGTCTGGCCTGGGGGAGGAAAGTCTACAGGGCTTCACTAatctcag GTACCTGCGTCTGAGCCACTGTGGTCTAGTGAGCCCTTCCCTCCACCCCCAATCCTTCAACCTGTCTTCCCTTGTGGAGCTGGATCTCTCTTACAACAAGCTGACAACCATCCCCCTGGTTCCCCTCACACTACAGTACCTATACTTGGAGGCCAACCGCATACAAG AGTTTAACATCTCTAGTTTCTGTCGGGAGGTGGGTCCTCTGTCGTACTCCAGGATGAGGATCCTTCGTCTGGACGGCAACAAGATGTCCTATCATCTACTACCACCTGAATGGGTCTACTGCCTCCGAGTCCTGCACCACATATACATCTAA